One genomic segment of Ipomoea triloba cultivar NCNSP0323 chromosome 9, ASM357664v1 includes these proteins:
- the LOC116030210 gene encoding transcription factor bHLH130-like codes for MFSSEAPISRELTSGSNSSFLFPSANNNELLKSKEVMGSDLYQNQSSGLMRYRSAPSSFFAGVMDSAAANFSAANDGAAADSFMVNDGSSSSDSETMFSSILNCGGSESRDLKNSVQFLKPEMAVESHKRSSEAQQMVFEAPEMGSYGVEMEMQAQMRQQQFRNPSNLIRQSSSPAGFFSGFDVMREGGNYNKGSDGAANRAAANLSSNGFNNHINYSSAQSSSSNYMPSIAENESWNDSSFNCLKRSRDGDFKILSALNGMEAQSGGEPRNCTPGLTHHLSLPSSVEIEKYLHFQQDSVPCKIRAKRGCATHPRSIAERNRRTRISERMKKLQELFPKMDKQTSTADMLDWAVEHIKELQKQVEILTDKKAKCTCSSEAQKVGMQ; via the exons ATGTTTAGCTCAGAAGCTCCGATTTCCAGAGAGTTGACCAGTGGCAGCAACAGCAGCTTCTTATTCCCCTCTGCTAATAATAATGAGTTGCTGAAGAGCAAAGAAGTGATGGGTTCGGATCTTTATCAGAATCAGAGCAGTGGGCTGATGCGATACCGCTCGGCTCCGAGCTCGTTCTTCGCGGGCGTGATGGACAGCGCCGCCGCCAATTTCTCCGCCGCCAACGACGGGGCGGCGGCGGACAGCTTCATGGTCAACGACGGCTCCTCCAGCTCCGACTCGGAGACCATGTTCTCGTCCATCCTGAATTGCGGCGGGTCGGAGTCGCGCGATCTGAAGAATTCCGTGCAGTTTCTGAAGCCGGAGATGGCGGTGGAGAGCCACAAGCGGAGCAGCGAGGCTCAGCAGATGGTTTTTGAAGCTCCTGAGATGGGATCTTATGGCGTGGAGATGGAGATGCAGGCGCAAATGCGGCAACAACAGTTTAGGAATCCCTCTAATCTCATCCGCCAAAGCAGCTCGCCCGCCGGTTTCTTCTCCG GGTTTGATGTAATGAGAGAGGGTGGAAACTATAATAAAGGAAGTGATGGGGCTGCTAATAGGGCTGCTGCTAACTTATCCTCAAATGGCTTCAACAATCACATCAACTACTCATCTGCTCAGTCTTCCAGTTCAAACTACATGCCCAGCATAGCAGAGAATGAATCTTGGAATGACTCTTCTTTCAATTGCTTAAAGAGGAGCAGAGATGGTGACTTCAAGATCTTATCTGCTCTCAATGGAATGGAAGCTCAG AGCGGGGGCGAACCAAGAAACTGTACGCCCGGTTTAACCCACCACCTGAGCTTGCCTAGCTCTGTTGAGATAGAGAAGTATTTGCATTTCCAGCAAGACTCAGTTCCGTGTAAAATCCGCGCCAAAAGAGGCTGCGCCACTCACCCAAGAAGCATCGCGGAGAGG AACCGACGGACCAGGATTAGCGAAAGAATGAAGAAATTGCAAGAGCTATTCCCAAAGATGGACAAG CAAACAAGCACAGCGGATATGTTAGACTGGGCAGTCGAGCACATTAAAGAACTTCAGAAACAAGTCGAG ATACTCACAGATAAAAAGGCGAAATGTACGTGTTCGAGTGAAGCTCAAAAGGTTGGAATGCAATAA